CGGCTCTACCGGGCCGAGGATGGGCAGGAGCGGATGCGCCACGACCTGCACGCGGCTCAGCGGTCGGAGGCCCGCTCCCGGCACGAGGTGCAGCGGATGGACGCCGACCTCCGGCTGACGAAGAAGGCCCTGATCGAGACCACCTGGGACCTGGTGCAGGCCCGGCACCGGCTGCGGGTGCTGGAACGGGTGGGGGCATGACCATCACCGAGATCCTGAACCTCGCGGAGGCCAAGGAGCGGGAGAAGGCCCTGCGCGAGTGGAACGAGTGCCTGACCGACGTGGTGCTGGGGGTGACGCGGGCACACCAGACCAGCGGGGCGCGGCAGCCCACGCGGGTCGTCTACCGGGCCTACGGGCTGTGGGAGATCCGGTGCGGTCGCCGTGACTTCGGGCTGGTCGGTCCCTCCGAGCACCTGGCGAGCGTCATGCAGCACTGCGCCGAGTCCGGTTGGCGGGTGGAGCGCGAGGCCCCCAGCTGGTGGGACCGCCTGACCGGGCGCCCGGCGGGTTGGCGCGTGGGGGTGATGCCGTGACCCTCCAGGCCATCACCCTCGCTCAGCCCTGGCCGCGCATGATGCTGCTCGACGATCAGCCCAAGCGCATCGAGAACCGCGAGTGGACGCCTCCACGCAAACTGATCGGTGGGTATATCGCCCTGCACGGCGGCCGTCTCCCGAAGAGCCCGAAGGACTTTGCCGACTGCCGAGCGACCATGGACTGGGTCAACGACCGCATCTGGGGCGGCGAGGAAGACCCCACCGACTGGCTCTCCGACGAGGACATCACGGCCCTGTGCGTCCCCGGCATCTACGCGGTCGCGCGGATCGCGGAGGTGGTCACCTCCAGCGACAGCCCCTGGTTCACTGGAACCTTCGGCTGGGTCCTGACCGACTTCGTGCCGATCACCCCGGTGCCGTGTAAGGGCAGCAAGAACCTCTGGCCGGTCGAAGACGAGCTGCTCGCCAAAGTGCGCCGGGCATGGAAGGCGGCCAGGACGGGCACCGCCGCGCCGGTGGACGAGGTCACCCCCAGCCCGGCGGAATCTCGTCCACTCGTGGCGACCGGGGCCGACCTGCGGATTCCCGGCCTCTTCTGCCCGGGGACGCCGCTCGCCGTCCTGCCCCCGGACACCCGCCAGCGCCACGGCCTGGAGCAGGGACGGCTCTACGGCCTGCCGGTCGCCGGGGACTGGGTCACGGTGCGCCGCGAGGGCGACGCCTACGCCTGGTGCTCGCGCCGGTCGGGCGGGATGGGCCAGGGCAGCCGCGCCCAGTTCGAGGCGTGGCTGAGCAGTCTCCGGGCGGAGGTGGCGGCGTGAAGGCCGGGTTGGAAAGCAACACCCCCAGCGGGGGACTGGCCCGCGTGGCCGGATCCAACCCGGTCTGGCCGCACGGTGGGGACATGGCCACCGAACTCCCCACCACCCTTCGCGTGCAGGCGAATCCCGAACGCGTTACACTGGCGACCAACCCGGCGGCTGCAACCGAGCACAACAGCCAAAGGGCCACCCCCCGGTGCGCGAAGTTTGGCGACCAAACGCATTCGAGGGGTGTACATCAAAACTCTGAGTTGTCTTTCGGCGTGGGCACGCCGAAGGCATCGGCCTGTGCCCAGGATACGCGCCTGGGCATGCCCGGTCAACGGACCGGGAGGGTACGCCGTACCCAGGGACGCGCAGGAGTGCAGTCGTGAGCACGGCCAAGGGGCGCCAGGAGCGCCAGGTTCAGATCGACACCAGTGAAATGAATGTCCTGTTCGTCCACAGCGCATTGGACGACTACCCCCTCACGCCCGAGGAGTTCCGACTCTACGGGCACATCGCGCGGCGGGCCAGCAGCGGGGCCGCCTACCCCAGCATCGAGAACATGGCGAAGGCCTGCCGGATGCACCCCGACACGGTCCGCCGCTGCCTCGGCAACCTCGTGACGTACAAGCTGCTGGAAGCCCACGAGCGCAAGGGCCGGACCACCCTTTACACCCTGACCAAGTTCAGCCGCTGGGTGAAGCCCGAGGTGGTCCTGGCGATCCAGGCCAAGCAGGAGGCGGAGGGCAAGGCCAAGCGTGCCGAGAAGAAGGCCCGCAAGCAGCAAGCACAGACCAACCCCCCCGAAACGGAGGGAGGGGTCCGTCAGGAAGACGAGACTGCAACCCCCCCGAAACGGAGGGAGGGGTACCCCTCCGAAATGGAGGGAGGGGACCCCCCCGAAACGAAGGGAGACGAAGGTAACCCCCTAAGGGAATCCATTGAAGGAAGTGGTGTATTAGACGTAGTAGGTGACCCGCGCGAGGACGCGCAGCCCGCTGCCGCGCCGGTGGCCGAACCCAGCCCAGACCCGCGCACCACCTTTTCGGCTTCGCCTTCAACAGATGAAGCCATGCCACTCACTCCCGCCCTGGGGACCCTGATCACCTCACCTGCGGTCGTCCCGGGCGTGGCCGTGCTCGAACCGCCTGTCGGCGGCGCCGCTGACGCGGCGGAGGACGAGGACGCCATCTCACTGGAGGAATTCGAGGGGCTCCTCGAACGTGGGAAAGGTCAGGCTACCGACACGGAAAATGTTCCGGGCGGCGGCGCGGCGGGCGCGGCCCCGGCGGTGGAGGCCCCGCGCGGCGCCCTGCTGCCGCCTGTGGCCCTCGGCGTGGCCCATCTGGCCCCCGTGCCCCGGGACGAGCTGCTGAGCCGTCCTGTGGCCTCGCTGGACAGCGAGCAGATGCGGACGATCCGGACGATGGTGACCGGCAAGCTGATCCGCGACGGGTTGCTCGATCAGCTCACGCCGACGGGGGGACTCTCCCGCGAGGACTGGCTGCGCTTGACGCTGGAGGAGCTGGACCTGGTGAAGCGGGCCGCGCAGGCGGACGCGAAGGCGAAGATCGGCGGCTTCACGACCCGGGTGATCGACGGCCTCGACCGGATGATCGGCGGCGGGCAGCAGGCGAAGGCGCAGCCCGCAGGGGTGCATGGGGGCGGGGCGCTGGCCCCGGCGAAGAAGCCCGAGGTGGACACGACCCCCGAGGAAGGCCGCTACCGGGTCGGGGCCTGCTGGCGCTGTAAGAAGACCGGGCGTGAGGTGAGCATCGTCGGGACGGTGGAGGTCAGGAGCCGCAATGGGGTCGGGGCGCGCTACGTGCTCAGCGACGAGCAGCAGTTGCCCGCCCTCAACCTGGTGCTCGGGTACGAGTTCGTGGGGTCCGCGTGAACCGCCGCGCCCCCCGGATCCCGAAGTACCTCGGCACCTACCCGGCGCACCTGGCCACGGCGACCGAGCTGGACGCGCAGGGCCTGAAGGCCGGGACCGACACCCCGGTGGCCCTCCTCGAGTACCGCGAACCGGGGCGCTCCGGCACCTGCGGCCTGTTCGAGCGGGCGGCCGCCGTGCCCCGCGAACGGGAGGCGTCGTGAGCGCCCCAGTCGTCGATCACGTGCCCGAAGGCCTCGCCACGAAGACCACGCTGCTGAAGCAGGGCCTGCGTCCGGGCGGGGAACCGGCGGCCACCTGGCGCTGGTACAAGCACCGGGGTGGGGACAGCGGCTGGCAGAACACGCCCCTGTTCCGCATCGACGAGGCTGTGCCGCCCACCCCCGAGGAACTCGATCAGGAGCGCGCGGCCCGTCGCGAGGGCGCCCGTGCCCGGCGGCAGGCGAAGCGGGATCTGGAGGCGGCCGTGCTGACCCGCTACCAGGGGCACCACGCCGAGACCGTCGCCCTGTTCCGGCAGTGGGCCAGGTCCCCCGACGCCGTGGTGCTGGACACCGAGACGACCGGCCTGGAGGGGCACATCATCGAGATCGCGGTGTGCACCGTGGCGGGCGAGGTGCTGCTGAACACACTGGTGCGCAACGCGGTGCCCATCGAGGAGGGCGCGCAGCGGGTGCACGGCATCACGGAGGAGATGCTCCGGACGGCGCCGACGTTCCCCTTCCTCGCCCCGCATATCCGGGACGTGGTGCGGGGCAAGACGGCCCTGATCTACAACGCGGACTTCGACTTCCGGCGCCTGCGGGCCACCCGCCGGGCGCATGGGCTGGAGAAGGGCGTGCTGGGCCGCTCGGCCACCGCCTGCGTGATGGAGGCCTACGCGGTGCTGCACGGGGACTACGACCCGGAGAGCGGGGACTACACCTGGGTGAGCCTCGCCCGCGCCTGTGGGGCGATGGGCGTCACCCCCCAGGGCCAGGCGCACCGGGCGGCCGGGGATGCCCTGACCACCGCCGCCCTGATTCGCGCGGTCGCAGGACGTGACTGGCCAGTGCCGCAGGTCGCGCCGCCGGGGATGCTGGCCGAGATCCTGGAGCGCCGCTAGACCCTCCCCTCCCCCCCATCAGCCCCTGATCATTCCCGCTGCGTAAACGTATACGTAAACGTTAGACTGACTGCACTCCTATGACCGACGCTGCCCCTGCCCCCTGGCTGATCGCGCTGCTGCGCGAGCTGTACCCCCGGCGACTGCCCCGGCTGCCGCTCGTGACGGTGCGGCTGTGGGTGGCGGCCGTGCAGATGGACCCGGTGAGCCGGGAGCACGAGGGGCAACCCGACACCCCGGATGGCTGGGGTGAGCTGTTCATCGGCGAGGTGTTTGAACTGGTGCCCCAGGTGTACGCGGACCGGCCCGGGCAGCGCGCTCTCCCCCACTGGCGGTGGGTGTGACCCGTCGCCGCGCTGCTTTGGGACCCGTGCGCCACAAGTACGGGGCGGTCGCGGTCGAGCGGGAGGGCATGCGGTTCGACAGTGGTTTGGAGGGTTCCTACTTCGACCACCTGCGCCAGCTCCAGCAGGTGGGTGAGGTGGTGGGCTTCCTGCGGCAGGTGCCCTTCCACCTCCCCGGCAACGTGCGGTACGTCTGCGACTTCCTCGTCTTCTGGGCGGACGGCACCGTGACCTTCGACGACCCGAAGGGCAAAGAGACGGACCTGTACCGCCTGAAGCGGACACAGGTCCAGTCGCTCTACCCCTGGGCGACGGTGCGTGCCCTCAAGCGGGTGCGCGGCGCGTGGGTGGCCTCGTGAGGTTCAGCCCCGGCGACCGCGCCGCACCTCGCCCAGCATCTGGTGCCACTGGGCCTGCGTCTCCGGGTCGCGCAGCATCCGCACCAGGGCTTCCAGGGCGTCTTCGGTGGTCACCCGCCGCACCCGCAGGTGGGTCTCGGCGTCCATCTTCTGCCGCTGGAACTCGCGAAAGATGCTGTCCGGCACCCGGCCGCCCAGCATGCGCATCTCTTCGGGGACCGGAGCGTCCACGGGGGCCGGGGCCGGAGCGGGAGTGCGCGACGCGGGGGCAGGCTCTGGGGCCTGTGGCTGCTGGGTCGCGGCCACGAGGTCGGCGAACTTGTTGGGCTTGCTCATGCCTGCCCGCCGATCGCGAGCAGCTCGCGCATGACCTTGCGGTAATCCTCCCAGGCCATCTTGCCCGGCGTGCTGCCTACCCGGTGCACCAGGGTGCCGCCGCCGCTCGCGTGCCGGAAGGCCACGGTGTCGCGGATGGTCGCCTCCAGCACGTGCAGCCCCGCGCCCTCCAGCGCCGCGCGGGCTTCGGCCGTCGCCTGCCCCTGCCGGGTATCCATCGTGAGCAGCACCGCCGCCCGATCTCGGGGCACGCCCGCCTGGTCCAGGACCTGCACCGTCTGCATCAGGCCGCTGACCGCCTGGGCCTCCGGGATGGCCGGAAGCACCAGCACGCTGCTGTGCCGCCCCAGGGTGCTGATCTCCTGCTCGCTGGGATCCGCCTGCGAGTCGATCACCGCCGCGTCGTACTGACTGACCGCCATCAGCCCGCCCACCCCGTCGACCTCGAAGGGCATCTGCCCGCTGCGCGCCCAGGTCGTCGCGTACCCCCGGTCGTCCCCATCGATCAGCAGGGTGCGCCGCCCGCTGTAGGCCAGGTGGGCCGCGAGGTGAATGGAGGTAGAGGTCTTGCCAACGCCACCTTTCCGTCCCACTACCGCCACACGGAAATTACTGCCTGCAATCATGCAGGCAACATAACAGGCAGCAAAATCTCTCTACGCCAATCTCTACATGTAGGTATGTATACAAATCTACAGAGGCAGGCATGACAGGCGGAGGTCAGGCCTGCCATGCCTCCCTGCTGTGGCGGCCTGCCTTCCGGCACCACCCCCACGAGGCCGCCGAGTACCGGCCCTACCGCCCCTGTGCCGACACGCTGCGCCCCGCCTTCGTGGGACGGCAGGCGATGAGCGTGTCGGGCCGCCTGCTCACCGCCCCGGACGCCCGCTGTGATCACTGGGCGAGCAGGGGAGAGGAGACCCCGTGACCCGCAAGGAACGTGTCCGCCCCGCCTGCGCCGCCCGCCACGCCGTGGAACAGGCGAACGTCCGCACCCTGCGCCGCGAACTGGGGCGCGCCGCCCGGGTCACCCCCGACCCGCAGGAGGCGGCCCGCCTCGCCGCCGGACGCACCCGCCTCCTGATCGGCTTCGTGCCGCTGAACGACCGCACGCCGCACTACCTGTGCGACCTGGGCCTGACCCCGCCTGGGGAGGAGCCGTGAGCCGCCTCCCCCTCAGCCTCGACGACCTGCTCGCCCACCTCGAAGACGAGGGCTGGGGGGTCAAGCTGGTGAGTCAGCCGACCCTGGGCGGCCGGTCCTACAAGGCCTCGGTCTGGCGGACCGACGAGCCGGGCGTGATCGCGGCCAAGGAGCGGGCCGGGTCTCCCCAGGCCGCTCTGACCCTGGCCCTGGAGGAGGCCGAGGCGCGCCGCCGTCGCCTGCGCAAGGGGCGGGCCTCCCGCGCGGGGGAGGGGAGAGGGTGATGGCCGTCCTGGCGCCGCTTCCCCGCTTGCAGACCAGTCCCTGCCCGCACTGCGGCGCTCCCCTCTCTCTCGCCTCGCCTCAGGACGGCGAGCGCGGCCGCTGCGGGACGTGCCGCCAGCCCACGCTCTGGTTCCGGGGAGCACTCCACATCGCCGAGCCGATCGGGCTGCCGAACGAAGGCGACGAGGCCGTCCTGTTCGCCTGCCACCTCTACCACTGACCCCTCTGGAGACGCCATGCACCCGTACTCGAAGACCACCCTTTCCATCAGCGCCGACGACGGCCAGACCTGGAAGGACGTGCCGTTCACGACCTCGAAGGTCAGCGACCCTGGTGGGTTCTGCATGGACACCGCCTGGCAGATCGGCCGCACCTTCAGCACCAGCGGGACCGTGTCGATGAGCTTCACCCTCCCCACCCCCCGCCCCCTGCCCCGCAGCAAGGCCAGCGCCCGCCTGCGCCGCCGCTGACCTCCTCCGCCCTCTCGCCCTCCGGAGACCTGCCCTTGCCCCACCACCAGCCCCTGCCCGACACCTACCGCCTGCTTTCCGTTCTGTCGGGCATCCCCCTGAAGACGGTCCCGGCCCTGAAGCTGGCCGGACTCTGGACCCAGGACGACGCCGCGCCCATCACGGACGCCCAGCGCGCCCTGCTGCGGCAACTGACGACCGACGGGCGGGTGCGCTGGGTGACCTGGGGGCCGGACGGAGAGGGCTACGTCCTGACCGGTTACGGGGAGGCGGCCCTGGACGTGTACCACCAGCGCTACGGCCCGGCGAACGCCCCCCGGCGCGGCCCGGCGCTGGCGAGCGTCATCGAGGCCCGGCTGCTGGAGGCCCTGACCGTCACCCCGCAGGCCCCCGCGCAGGTGCTGGTGGCCGCTGGGCTGCGCCCCCCTGGGAGCACGGACCCCATCAGCCCCACGCACCGCACCATGCTCCTGGGCCTGCTCGCCCAGGGTCTTCTCGCAGCTACCCGGTCAGGCCTCGATGTGGTCGGCCCCGATCAGGAACTGCGGCGCACCGAAGAGGGGACCGCCGCGCTGGAGGCGTACCGTCAGCAGCACGAGCCACACCGCGAGAAAGCGCAGGCCCAGCCGTGAAGCCCGAGCGCACCGAATTCAACGACGGGCAGAACTGGAAGCGGCAGGCCGACGCCGAAGCCCGCACGGTCGCCCGCCGTGAGGCCCACAAGCCCCGCAAGGTGCTCCCGAAGCGCCTGACCACCCTGGCTCCTGGCGACGTCGTCTGGTACCAACCCCGCGACTCGGCCCGGCCCCACGCCCACGAGCGGGCCACGGTGCGCCGCGCTCCCCGCCCTGACGTGCGCACCCCCAGCGTGCGGCTGGAATTCGCGGACGGCACCCTGCTCACCGTGCCCCTCAGCCAGGTCAGCCGCGTGGAGCCCCGCCCCGACCCCGCCCCCCTGATCGACGAGGCCCGCCGCCTCCCGAGCTGGAGGAAGCTGGTCGCGGAGGTCGAAGAGGCGGACCACTGCGCGGCCACCAGCGAGCCGCACGCCTGCACGTTGAGCCAGGAGGCCGAGCAGCGTGCCCGGCAGCTCGCGGGCATGGTCGCTCCCCGCCACACCCCCGCCGCCGCGAAGACCGACCTCGCCCGGCTCCTGCTCGAAGCCGCCCGCGCGGACGTGGCCGCCGCCGCCCTCCGCGCCGCTGGCCGCGCCGGTCACGTGCCCCCGCCGCCCCGCCATCTGCCCGTCCCCACCGACGAGCTGGCCACCCTGCGCCTGACCCAGGACCAGCGGGCGATGGTCAACCGCATCGCCCTGAGTCTCCACCGCCGCTACTTCCTGTCCGACCGCGAGCTGCGCGCCCTGAGCGAGGACGACCGCGAGCAGGAGCGCGTGCGTGGACTGATCGGCACGTTCATCGGCCGCGCCCAGCAGGACGCCGGACTCGCTCCAGTCAAGGACACGGGCAAGGGCAAGGGCAGCGAGCTGCACGCCCAGGCGCACGACAGCCTCGCGCGGGCCTACCCCCTCGCCCTCGAAGCCTGCCAGGCCCTGATTGCGGGCAAGGCGGACCACGCCCTGACGCTGGCCCTCCAAGTGCAGGAGCTGCGCCTCACCCACGTCGCCGCCCGCCGCGAGCTCGACCGCGCCCGGGTCAAGCACCACACCGGCCGCTACTTCCACGGGGACGTGCTCTCGGTCCGCGAGGAGCACGTGGTCCTCGACGAGGACGGCGAGTTCGAGCGTTACGAGGGCATGACCCAGTACTACGTGCGGCTGATCGTGCTGTACGCGCCGGACGGGCACAGCGTCCTCGTCGCCAACACCGCCGAACTGGAGAGCGTGACCGGCACCCGCGTCCCGCCCCAGGCCTGGGCCTCCCTCTGCCGCTGGATCGAAGACCTCAGCGAGCGCGCCGGAGGTCGCAAGCAGGGCCGCCGCCACGAGGACGACGGGCACCTGATCTACCAGGACCACGACGGGCACCTGGAACTGCGTCCCACCCTGGAGCGGTACCCGGATCTGCTGCTGGCCTTCGAGGTCCTGCGCCGGGCGCTGACCACCACCCTCCAGGCCCAGGACATCACCCCGCCCGAACTGGGGGACGCGCCGGAGCCGGGCTTCCACGCGCCGCCCGATCCTGCCCAGAAAACAGGGGGGCTTGACAATTCGTCCCATTAATTCGCTTAATTTTGGTC
This DNA window, taken from Deinococcus sp. NW-56, encodes the following:
- a CDS encoding helix-turn-helix domain-containing protein; this encodes MSTAKGRQERQVQIDTSEMNVLFVHSALDDYPLTPEEFRLYGHIARRASSGAAYPSIENMAKACRMHPDTVRRCLGNLVTYKLLEAHERKGRTTLYTLTKFSRWVKPEVVLAIQAKQEAEGKAKRAEKKARKQQAQTNPPETEGGVRQEDETATPPKRREGYPSEMEGGDPPETKGDEGNPLRESIEGSGVLDVVGDPREDAQPAAAPVAEPSPDPRTTFSASPSTDEAMPLTPALGTLITSPAVVPGVAVLEPPVGGAADAAEDEDAISLEEFEGLLERGKGQATDTENVPGGGAAGAAPAVEAPRGALLPPVALGVAHLAPVPRDELLSRPVASLDSEQMRTIRTMVTGKLIRDGLLDQLTPTGGLSREDWLRLTLEELDLVKRAAQADAKAKIGGFTTRVIDGLDRMIGGGQQAKAQPAGVHGGGALAPAKKPEVDTTPEEGRYRVGACWRCKKTGREVSIVGTVEVRSRNGVGARYVLSDEQQLPALNLVLGYEFVGSA
- a CDS encoding ParA family protein, producing the protein MIAGSNFRVAVVGRKGGVGKTSTSIHLAAHLAYSGRRTLLIDGDDRGYATTWARSGQMPFEVDGVGGLMAVSQYDAAVIDSQADPSEQEISTLGRHSSVLVLPAIPEAQAVSGLMQTVQVLDQAGVPRDRAAVLLTMDTRQGQATAEARAALEGAGLHVLEATIRDTVAFRHASGGGTLVHRVGSTPGKMAWEDYRKVMRELLAIGGQA
- a CDS encoding zinc ribbon domain-containing protein, which produces MMAVLAPLPRLQTSPCPHCGAPLSLASPQDGERGRCGTCRQPTLWFRGALHIAEPIGLPNEGDEAVLFACHLYH
- a CDS encoding 3'-5' exonuclease, yielding MSAPVVDHVPEGLATKTTLLKQGLRPGGEPAATWRWYKHRGGDSGWQNTPLFRIDEAVPPTPEELDQERAARREGARARRQAKRDLEAAVLTRYQGHHAETVALFRQWARSPDAVVLDTETTGLEGHIIEIAVCTVAGEVLLNTLVRNAVPIEEGAQRVHGITEEMLRTAPTFPFLAPHIRDVVRGKTALIYNADFDFRRLRATRRAHGLEKGVLGRSATACVMEAYAVLHGDYDPESGDYTWVSLARACGAMGVTPQGQAHRAAGDALTTAALIRAVAGRDWPVPQVAPPGMLAEILERR
- a CDS encoding DUF1064 domain-containing protein, giving the protein MTRRRAALGPVRHKYGAVAVEREGMRFDSGLEGSYFDHLRQLQQVGEVVGFLRQVPFHLPGNVRYVCDFLVFWADGTVTFDDPKGKETDLYRLKRTQVQSLYPWATVRALKRVRGAWVAS